One window of Candidatus Methylomirabilota bacterium genomic DNA carries:
- a CDS encoding cytochrome P450 — MSGLVFDPMDPEFVGDPYPVYARLRAEDPVHQSPRGFWVLTRYEDVATVLRDSVLAKEPLAAFVAARFGVAVPPGVGLSMLDRDPPDHTRLRSLVSKAFTPRVVEELRPHIQEIVDGLLARVEGESSMDLMEQFAYPLPVIVICEMLGVPVEDHERFKGWGLDIARGLDAILLPVDSEVAQRSMASRRALAEYFRGLIAERRASPRGDLLSALIAAEEAGDKLSEEELLATCILLLVAGHETTVNLIGNGTLALLRHPAELRRLRERPEIIGSAVEELLRYDGPVQRTARIPSADVTIAGRKISKGELVLPFIGAADRDPTQFAEPDRLDLTRADNRHLAFGWGIHFCLGAPLARVEGQIAISALVQRLPRLALATDKPEYRQSLTLRGLKALPVSF, encoded by the coding sequence ATGAGTGGCCTTGTCTTCGATCCGATGGATCCAGAGTTCGTGGGCGATCCCTATCCGGTGTACGCGCGTCTGCGCGCCGAGGACCCCGTTCACCAGAGTCCACGCGGCTTCTGGGTTCTCACGCGATACGAGGACGTGGCCACCGTCCTGCGCGACTCGGTCCTGGCCAAGGAGCCCCTGGCCGCCTTCGTGGCCGCGCGCTTCGGGGTGGCGGTTCCGCCGGGGGTCGGGCTCTCCATGCTGGACCGCGACCCGCCGGACCATACCCGCCTGCGCAGCCTCGTGAGCAAGGCGTTCACGCCGCGCGTGGTGGAAGAGCTTCGCCCGCATATCCAGGAGATCGTCGACGGGCTCCTCGCGCGCGTGGAGGGCGAGAGCTCGATGGATCTGATGGAACAGTTCGCCTACCCGCTCCCCGTCATCGTCATCTGCGAGATGCTCGGGGTCCCCGTCGAGGATCACGAGCGATTCAAGGGGTGGGGGCTCGACATCGCGCGAGGGCTCGACGCCATCCTTCTCCCCGTGGACTCGGAGGTGGCCCAGCGCAGCATGGCGTCACGGCGCGCCCTCGCCGAGTACTTCCGCGGGCTCATCGCCGAGCGCCGCGCCTCCCCCCGCGGCGATCTGCTCTCGGCTCTCATCGCCGCCGAGGAAGCGGGCGACAAGCTGAGCGAGGAAGAGCTGCTCGCCACCTGCATCCTCCTGCTCGTGGCCGGCCACGAGACCACCGTCAACCTGATCGGCAACGGCACCCTCGCCCTCCTGCGCCATCCCGCCGAGCTCCGCCGGCTGCGCGAGCGCCCCGAGATCATCGGAAGCGCGGTGGAGGAGCTCTTGCGTTACGACGGCCCCGTGCAGCGAACGGCGCGCATCCCGAGCGCCGATGTCACCATCGCCGGCCGGAAAATCAGCAAGGGGGAGCTGGTGCTGCCCTTCATCGGAGCGGCGGACCGAGATCCGACCCAGTTCGCCGAGCCGGACCGCCTCGACCTCACGCGCGCCGACAATCGCCACCTCGCCTTCGGCTGGGGGATCCACTTCTGCCTGGGCGCCCCCCTCGCGCGCGTGGAGGGCCAGATCGCCATCAGCGCGCTCGTGCAGAGGCTGCCCAGGCTCGCCCTCGCTACAGACAAGCCAGAGTACCGTCAGAGCCTGACTCTGCGGGGCTTGAAGGCGCTCCCCGTCAGCTTCTGA
- a CDS encoding ABC transporter permease — MAIVRGADPADLTLARAGDESRDAARGRYLRRWLPIGIGTLMAVAMVVVAAAAPLLAPMSPSAQFSDAVLKGPGTVERHLLGTDEFGRDILSRIIWGARVSLEVGLASVIFSFVLGVPLGIVAGFRGGRVETLIMRASDMLMAFPTLLLALIIVAALGGTLVNEILAIGMALTPNFVRLARSLALTIREQDYIMAARALGSGQLRVMARHVFPNALYALVVVATLYIATAIRTEASLSFLGLGIPPPTPSWGNILSEGRQYIKCCPWITTFSGVAIMLAVLAFNLVGDALRDLLDPRLRGE, encoded by the coding sequence ATGGCCATCGTTCGCGGGGCAGATCCAGCCGACCTCACCCTCGCTCGAGCGGGGGACGAGAGCCGGGACGCCGCGCGCGGCCGCTACCTGCGCCGCTGGCTCCCCATCGGCATCGGGACGCTCATGGCCGTGGCCATGGTCGTGGTGGCGGCCGCCGCTCCTCTCCTTGCCCCCATGAGTCCGTCCGCTCAGTTTTCCGACGCCGTGCTCAAGGGCCCGGGCACCGTCGAGCGCCACCTGCTGGGGACGGACGAGTTCGGACGGGACATCTTGAGCCGCATCATCTGGGGGGCGCGCGTCTCGCTCGAGGTCGGCCTCGCCTCGGTGATCTTCAGCTTCGTGCTGGGGGTGCCCCTGGGCATCGTCGCCGGGTTCCGCGGGGGCCGGGTCGAGACCTTGATCATGCGGGCCTCAGACATGCTGATGGCGTTTCCCACGCTGCTCCTGGCCCTGATCATCGTGGCGGCGCTGGGCGGCACGCTGGTCAACGAGATCCTGGCCATCGGCATGGCCCTGACGCCGAACTTCGTCCGGCTCGCGCGGAGTCTCGCCCTGACGATTCGAGAGCAGGACTACATCATGGCCGCGCGGGCCCTGGGCAGCGGCCAGCTCCGGGTCATGGCCCGCCACGTCTTCCCCAACGCCCTCTACGCGCTGGTGGTCGTGGCCACGCTCTACATCGCCACGGCCATCCGCACGGAGGCGAGCCTGTCCTTCCTCGGGCTCGGCATCCCGCCGCCCACCCCGAGCTGGGGAAATATCCTGAGCGAGGGCCGCCAGTACATCAAGTGCTGCCCGTGGATCACCACGTTCTCCGGGGTGGCCATCATGCTGGCGGTGCTGGCCTTCAACCTGGTGGGCGACGCCCTCCGCGATCTGCTCGATCCCCGGCTCCGGGGCGAGTGA
- a CDS encoding ABC transporter permease — protein sequence MFKYVLRRVLVAVPMLLGAMSIVFFAMRILPGDPCVAMMGDQATTEALADCTKNLGLNRPLAVQYIDYLWRSVQFDFGNSLRQGYPVNEYIGRMFPHTFVLVMASAIVAALIGVPIGIVSALKRRNPLVDYPLRIFALLGLSMPVFWLGILLLIFFSLRLNLFPLIGGGDLDGVLAMIRSGEFISHPADFLAAVGDVLHHLALPALALGFTLAATVSRLSRSAMLEVISQDYIRTARAKGQIERVVVYKHALRNMMMPLLTIVGIFVAIALTGTVLTETVFTRPGLGKMLVDSINARDYPLAQGAITVFTMIIICVNLVIDMLYAIVDPRVAYR from the coding sequence ATGTTCAAGTACGTGCTGCGCCGAGTGCTGGTCGCGGTCCCCATGCTGCTCGGGGCCATGAGCATCGTCTTCTTTGCCATGCGCATCCTGCCCGGTGACCCGTGCGTGGCCATGATGGGCGACCAGGCCACCACCGAGGCTCTCGCCGACTGCACCAAGAACCTCGGGCTGAACCGGCCTCTGGCCGTGCAATACATCGACTACCTGTGGCGGTCGGTTCAGTTCGACTTCGGCAACTCTCTACGGCAGGGCTACCCCGTCAACGAGTACATCGGCCGCATGTTCCCTCACACCTTCGTCCTGGTCATGGCCAGCGCCATCGTGGCCGCCCTCATCGGCGTTCCTATCGGGATCGTCTCCGCCCTCAAGCGCCGCAACCCGCTCGTCGACTATCCGCTGCGCATCTTCGCCCTCCTGGGCCTCTCCATGCCGGTCTTCTGGCTGGGGATCCTGCTCCTGATCTTCTTCTCGCTCCGCCTGAATCTCTTCCCGCTGATCGGCGGCGGCGACCTGGACGGCGTCCTTGCCATGATCCGCTCGGGTGAATTCATTTCCCATCCCGCGGACTTCCTGGCCGCGGTGGGGGACGTGCTTCACCACCTGGCGCTGCCCGCCCTGGCCCTCGGATTCACGCTGGCCGCCACGGTGAGCCGGCTGTCGCGCTCGGCCATGCTGGAGGTGATCAGCCAGGACTACATCCGGACCGCTCGCGCCAAGGGCCAGATCGAGCGCGTGGTCGTCTACAAGCACGCGCTGCGCAACATGATGATGCCGCTCCTCACCATCGTCGGGATCTTCGTCGCCATCGCGCTCACGGGCACGGTGCTCACCGAGACGGTCTTCACGCGTCCCGGCCTGGGCAAGATGCTGGTTGACTCCATCAACGCTCGCGACTATCCCCTGGCCCAGGGGGCGATCACCGTCTTCACCATGATCATCATCTGTGTCAACCTGGTCATCGACATGCTGTATGCCATCGTCGACCCCCGGGTCGCCTACCGCTAG
- a CDS encoding ABC transporter substrate-binding protein, which yields MIDSLILVTPTVTIAAFRDRHTTALRPEREKPMSSHVRSRLSLALVVALAVLTAFTLGVLVGPPAAEAQKKKVLNIAAKEPDTLDPHMSILGQSQAIARFMHRGLTRFAIRDGKVTTAEVDPDLAESWTLSPEGTIWTFKLKKGVQFHKGFGELTAEDVKFSFERQISRAPGTRFGVNLEVIKSIEVVDPHTVQIALKSFDPIFLLRMVGYQQGYIVSKKAAEKYGEQFKWNPVGTGPFYFDRHSPREKVVLKAFDKYHLGRPSIDEVNYFDVPEDSTKLIGLEKGTFDLLYPEAVTADFADQVKKMGAVIDKRGPGTQERFYINMTAKPFDDIRVRKAFMHAIDRKAIKETMYPGGLARVAPSCVPPGYFGHIPMNFPEHNPALAKKLLAEAGHPNGFTIKNYFISKSFFYPKVLTLAQEQLKQVGIIVELQVVEHATFHENIRKNLNPFVLYGGTRLPDADPWLSLFFDSKEIPDPATGNKGTNFAHYRAIDDLLAAGRVERDVKKRAAIYAEAQKRIERDLVCLPISDLAGQWARNPKRVSTPFDPEYGEFSLHYSYNYPEMLKVLN from the coding sequence ATGATCGACTCGTTGATCCTGGTCACGCCAACTGTCACGATCGCGGCCTTCCGCGACCGCCACACCACTGCCTTGCGCCCGGAAAGGGAGAAGCCCATGTCCAGCCATGTCCGGTCACGGCTCTCGCTCGCACTGGTCGTTGCCCTCGCCGTCCTCACGGCCTTCACGCTGGGCGTCCTGGTGGGGCCGCCCGCCGCGGAGGCCCAGAAGAAGAAGGTGCTCAACATCGCGGCCAAGGAGCCCGACACGCTCGACCCGCACATGAGCATCCTCGGGCAGAGCCAGGCCATCGCTCGCTTCATGCACCGGGGCCTCACGCGCTTCGCCATCAGGGACGGCAAGGTCACCACGGCCGAGGTGGACCCGGACCTGGCCGAGAGCTGGACGCTCTCTCCCGAGGGGACGATCTGGACGTTCAAGCTCAAGAAGGGCGTGCAGTTCCACAAGGGCTTCGGCGAGCTGACGGCCGAGGACGTCAAGTTCAGCTTCGAGCGCCAGATCAGCCGGGCGCCCGGCACGCGGTTCGGGGTGAACCTCGAGGTGATCAAGTCCATCGAGGTCGTCGACCCCCACACCGTGCAGATCGCTCTCAAGTCCTTCGACCCCATCTTCCTCCTGCGCATGGTGGGCTACCAGCAGGGGTACATCGTGTCGAAAAAGGCCGCCGAGAAGTACGGAGAGCAGTTCAAGTGGAACCCCGTCGGCACGGGCCCCTTCTACTTCGACCGGCACTCGCCGCGCGAGAAGGTGGTCCTCAAGGCCTTCGACAAGTACCACCTCGGCCGGCCCTCGATCGATGAGGTGAACTATTTCGACGTGCCGGAGGACTCCACCAAGCTGATCGGCCTCGAGAAGGGCACGTTCGACCTGCTCTATCCCGAGGCGGTCACCGCGGACTTCGCCGACCAGGTCAAGAAAATGGGCGCCGTCATCGACAAGCGCGGCCCGGGCACGCAAGAGCGCTTCTACATCAACATGACCGCGAAGCCCTTCGACGACATCCGCGTGCGCAAGGCGTTCATGCACGCCATCGACCGCAAGGCCATCAAGGAGACCATGTACCCCGGCGGCCTGGCCCGGGTGGCTCCGAGCTGCGTGCCGCCCGGCTACTTCGGCCACATTCCCATGAACTTCCCGGAGCACAACCCGGCGCTGGCCAAGAAGCTGCTGGCCGAGGCGGGCCACCCCAACGGCTTCACGATCAAGAACTACTTCATCAGCAAGTCCTTCTTCTATCCCAAGGTGCTCACCCTGGCCCAGGAGCAGCTCAAGCAGGTGGGCATCATCGTCGAGCTGCAGGTGGTCGAGCACGCGACCTTCCACGAGAACATCCGGAAGAACCTGAATCCGTTCGTCCTGTACGGGGGCACGCGACTCCCCGACGCCGACCCCTGGCTGTCGCTGTTCTTCGACTCCAAGGAGATCCCCGATCCAGCCACCGGGAACAAGGGCACCAATTTCGCCCACTACCGCGCCATTGACGACCTGCTCGCCGCGGGACGGGTGGAGCGCGACGTGAAGAAACGCGCCGCGATCTACGCCGAGGCGCAGAAGCGCATCGAGCGCGACCTGGTGTGCCTGCCCATCAGCGATCTGGCGGGCCAGTGGGCGCGCAATCCCAAGCGGGTGAGCACGCCGTTCGATCCCGAGTACGGTGAGTTCTCGCTCCACTACAGCTACAACTACCCCGAGATGCTCAAGGTCCTCAACTAG
- a CDS encoding ABC transporter substrate-binding protein yields MRQRLGLVVVMVTALLWGTPGEAARPEGTLTVAVATFGNERWLPHLYVGAEDVVLKPMYENLLTRDPKTGELIPMLAERWKVSDGGRTWTFHLRKGVQFHGGRGEVTAEDVKFTFATIAKDGSANSLAPEFRLIKSMEIEDPYTITVRFDKASVAFGNKVTQGLFASVAFIQSKRHVESAGEQGAERQPVATGPWKFVEHVRGDRIVYEAVENHWRTVPHFKRLVFVKVPEPATRMAMLRAGSVDVIEIGGEYVEELKRVGVRTIVMPNVSWVYVILGGQWPTKATYDRNVPWAQPDAERARKVRLALNLAVDKQAIMERMLGGLGSVVGSWLTYPSDAWATDALKKPYPYDPAKAKVLLAEVGYPKGFEVTMNLTAWPGRGYLPDVGEAVATYWEKVGIKVKRRPVDRAVFAADFRARAYSGVTLAYAAPLVGPEPWEILIRGGHTKAALNLFVEHPKLDEFVDRLATEANYKERVRIMRDELGPWLQDYIPGVAIGAAHAIVGVGPKVGEWPLIPGHMGFHNWEYVTRAAAR; encoded by the coding sequence ATGAGACAGCGGCTCGGGCTCGTGGTGGTGATGGTGACGGCCCTCCTATGGGGGACGCCCGGGGAAGCGGCCCGGCCCGAGGGCACGCTGACGGTGGCCGTCGCCACCTTCGGCAATGAGCGCTGGCTGCCCCACCTCTATGTGGGCGCCGAGGACGTGGTGCTCAAGCCTATGTACGAGAATCTCCTCACCCGCGACCCCAAGACGGGCGAGCTGATCCCCATGCTGGCGGAGCGCTGGAAGGTCTCGGATGGCGGCCGCACCTGGACGTTCCACCTGCGCAAAGGGGTCCAGTTCCACGGGGGCCGGGGCGAGGTCACGGCGGAGGACGTCAAGTTCACCTTCGCCACAATCGCCAAGGACGGCTCCGCCAACTCGCTGGCCCCGGAGTTCCGCCTGATCAAGAGCATGGAGATCGAGGACCCCTATACCATCACCGTGCGGTTCGACAAGGCCTCCGTGGCCTTCGGCAACAAGGTCACCCAGGGGTTGTTCGCGTCGGTGGCCTTCATCCAGTCCAAGCGCCACGTCGAGAGCGCCGGAGAGCAGGGGGCGGAGCGGCAGCCGGTGGCCACGGGTCCCTGGAAGTTCGTGGAGCACGTCCGCGGCGACCGGATCGTCTACGAGGCGGTGGAGAACCACTGGCGGACGGTGCCCCACTTCAAGCGCCTGGTGTTCGTGAAGGTGCCGGAGCCGGCCACCCGCATGGCCATGCTGCGAGCGGGCAGCGTGGACGTCATCGAGATCGGCGGAGAGTACGTGGAGGAGCTGAAGAGGGTCGGGGTGCGGACGATCGTCATGCCCAATGTCTCCTGGGTCTACGTCATCCTGGGCGGGCAATGGCCCACCAAGGCCACCTATGACCGCAACGTGCCCTGGGCGCAGCCCGACGCCGAGCGGGCCCGCAAGGTGCGGCTAGCGCTCAACCTGGCGGTGGACAAGCAAGCCATCATGGAGCGAATGCTGGGCGGCCTGGGAAGCGTGGTGGGCTCCTGGCTCACGTATCCCTCTGACGCGTGGGCGACCGACGCGTTGAAGAAGCCCTATCCCTATGATCCGGCGAAGGCGAAGGTGCTGCTGGCGGAGGTGGGCTATCCCAAGGGCTTCGAGGTGACCATGAACCTCACGGCCTGGCCCGGACGGGGCTATCTCCCGGATGTCGGAGAAGCCGTCGCCACGTACTGGGAGAAGGTCGGCATCAAGGTGAAGCGGCGGCCCGTCGACCGCGCAGTGTTCGCCGCAGACTTCCGGGCCCGGGCGTACTCGGGAGTGACGCTGGCCTATGCCGCGCCGCTCGTGGGCCCAGAGCCCTGGGAGATCCTGATCCGCGGCGGCCATACCAAGGCCGCCCTGAACCTGTTCGTCGAGCATCCCAAGCTCGACGAGTTCGTCGACCGTCTGGCCACCGAGGCCAACTACAAGGAGCGAGTGCGCATCATGCGGGACGAGCTGGGCCCCTGGCTCCAGGACTACATTCCCGGCGTCGCCATCGGCGCCGCCCATGCCATCGTGGGGGTCGGGCCGAAGGTCGGCGAATGGCCCCTGATCCCCGGCCACATGGGGTTTCACAACTGGGAGTACGTGACCCGGGCCGCCGCCCGGTAG
- a CDS encoding ABC transporter substrate-binding protein yields the protein MKQRFSVIVSIATALLWALAMPRAEAARPEGTLTVAVATFGNERWLPHLYVGAEDIVLKPLWENLLNRDTKGNLIPMLAERWEVLDGGRTWKFHLRKGVRFHNGSEFTAEDVKFSFASIAREGSANSLAPEFRQIKSMEIEGPHTISLRFEKPFVTFGNRVTHGLFASVAYIQSKKHIDTAGEDGAERQPVGTGPWRLAEHVRGDRIVYEAVENHWRAVPHFKRLVFLKVPEPATRMAMLRAGGADVIEIGGEYVEELTKVGMRTITMPNVAAVWVILGGQWPTKPTYDPKVPWALPDAERARKVRLALNLAVDKKAIFQRVLGGLGTPVGTVNYYPTDPWTSEALLKPLPYDPARAKALLAEAGYPNGFEITMNLTAWPGRGYLPDVGEAVATYWEKVGLKVKRRPVDRAVFSADFRARAYSGVALAYAGPLIAPEPWELFARIAQTKSAVHLLVEHPKLDALIERLGSEPSAAARTRIMREELGPWLYEYLPAVAIGATHAIAGVGPKVGEWPLIPGHMGFHNWELLTRTAR from the coding sequence ATGAAGCAGCGGTTCTCTGTCATCGTGTCGATCGCGACGGCCCTCCTGTGGGCTCTGGCCATGCCGCGGGCCGAAGCCGCTCGGCCGGAGGGGACGCTCACGGTCGCGGTGGCCACCTTCGGCAACGAGCGCTGGTTGCCGCACCTCTATGTGGGCGCCGAGGACATTGTCCTCAAGCCGCTGTGGGAAAACCTGTTGAATCGAGACACCAAGGGCAACCTCATCCCCATGTTGGCCGAACGGTGGGAGGTGCTCGACGGGGGGCGGACCTGGAAGTTCCATCTTCGCAAGGGCGTCCGCTTCCACAACGGGTCGGAGTTCACCGCCGAGGACGTCAAGTTCTCGTTCGCTTCGATTGCGCGGGAAGGCTCGGCGAACTCGCTGGCGCCGGAGTTCCGGCAGATCAAGAGCATGGAGATCGAGGGTCCGCACACCATCAGCCTGCGCTTCGAGAAGCCGTTCGTGACCTTCGGCAACCGGGTGACCCACGGGCTCTTCGCCTCCGTGGCCTATATCCAGTCCAAGAAGCATATCGACACCGCCGGGGAGGACGGGGCGGAGCGCCAGCCCGTCGGCACGGGTCCCTGGAGACTCGCGGAGCACGTCCGCGGCGACCGCATCGTCTACGAGGCGGTGGAGAACCACTGGCGAGCCGTGCCCCATTTCAAGCGGCTCGTGTTCTTGAAGGTGCCGGAGCCGGCCACCCGCATGGCCATGCTCCGCGCGGGTGGCGCTGATGTCATCGAGATCGGCGGAGAGTACGTGGAGGAGCTGACCAAGGTGGGCATGCGAACGATCACGATGCCCAACGTGGCCGCGGTGTGGGTGATTCTCGGGGGACAGTGGCCCACGAAGCCGACATACGATCCCAAGGTGCCCTGGGCGTTGCCCGATGCCGAGCGTGCTCGCAAGGTGCGCCTGGCCCTCAATCTGGCCGTGGACAAGAAAGCCATCTTCCAGCGGGTGCTGGGCGGGCTCGGGACCCCGGTGGGCACGGTGAACTACTATCCGACGGATCCGTGGACTTCGGAGGCCTTGCTGAAGCCGCTTCCCTATGACCCGGCCAGAGCGAAAGCGTTGCTCGCCGAGGCGGGCTATCCCAATGGCTTCGAGATCACGATGAATCTCACCGCCTGGCCGGGGAGAGGATACCTCCCCGATGTGGGCGAGGCCGTGGCCACTTACTGGGAGAAGGTGGGCCTCAAGGTCAAGCGTCGGCCCGTGGACCGGGCCGTGTTCTCGGCGGATTTCCGCGCGCGGGCGTATTCCGGGGTGGCCCTGGCCTATGCCGGGCCCCTCATCGCGCCGGAGCCCTGGGAGCTTTTCGCGCGCATCGCCCAGACGAAGTCGGCCGTACATCTGCTCGTGGAGCATCCCAAGCTGGATGCGCTCATCGAGCGCCTGGGCTCCGAGCCGAGCGCCGCGGCGCGGACGCGGATCATGCGCGAGGAGCTTGGGCCGTGGCTCTACGAGTACCTTCCCGCCGTCGCCATCGGGGCGACCCACGCGATCGCCGGCGTGGGACCGAAGGTGGGGGAATGGCCGCTCATCCCCGGCCACATGGGCTTCCACAACTGGGAGCTCCTCACCCGGACCGCGCGGTAA
- a CDS encoding ABC transporter permease, whose amino-acid sequence MWRFLAGRILQTLLSMLVVISIVFALTRLSGSPIPLLLDVNATERDQEILTRHLGLDKPLLVQYGIYVRNLASGDFGNSVLTRRPVTEHIWERLPATVELGFVAMFLSVLIGIPLGMYSAVRRGGIADSAARVFAVLGQSMPTFWLGLMLILFFGVVLGVLPAGGRGDIRHLILPAFTLGYFTSAAILRLTRSSMLEVLGSDYIKFARLKGLHEQVVLWKHGLKNALLPVVTFAVMLFVQFLGGAVVTETVFAWPGLGRLILESITTRDYPIVQAGVLVLSSLYLTGNLLVDILYSYLNPRIRHAGG is encoded by the coding sequence ATGTGGCGGTTCCTGGCGGGCCGTATCCTGCAGACGCTGCTGAGCATGCTCGTGGTGATCAGCATCGTGTTCGCCCTGACGCGACTGTCGGGCAGTCCCATCCCCTTGCTGCTCGACGTCAACGCCACCGAGCGCGACCAGGAGATCCTGACGCGTCATCTCGGGCTCGACAAGCCGCTGCTCGTCCAGTACGGCATCTATGTGAGGAACCTCGCCTCGGGTGACTTCGGCAACTCCGTGCTCACGCGGAGGCCGGTGACCGAGCACATCTGGGAACGCCTGCCCGCCACCGTCGAGCTGGGGTTCGTGGCGATGTTCCTGAGCGTTCTCATCGGCATCCCGCTCGGCATGTATTCCGCGGTGCGGCGGGGAGGGATCGCGGACAGCGCGGCGCGGGTGTTCGCCGTGCTCGGGCAATCCATGCCCACGTTCTGGCTCGGGCTCATGTTGATCCTGTTCTTCGGCGTCGTGCTGGGAGTGCTGCCGGCGGGCGGGCGGGGTGATATCCGGCACCTGATCCTCCCGGCCTTCACGCTGGGCTATTTCACCTCCGCGGCCATCCTGCGCCTGACGCGCTCCAGCATGCTCGAGGTGCTGGGATCCGATTACATCAAGTTCGCCCGGCTCAAGGGACTGCACGAGCAGGTGGTGCTCTGGAAGCACGGCCTGAAGAACGCCCTCCTGCCCGTCGTCACCTTCGCCGTCATGCTCTTTGTGCAATTCCTCGGGGGCGCCGTGGTCACGGAGACGGTGTTCGCCTGGCCGGGACTGGGGCGATTGATTCTCGAGAGCATCACCACGCGTGACTATCCTATCGTGCAGGCCGGGGTCCTCGTGCTGAGCTCTCTCTATCTCACGGGGAATCTTCTCGTGGACATCCTCTACAGCTACCTCAACCCGAGGATCCGTCATGCTGGCGGGTAG
- a CDS encoding ABC transporter permease: MLAGRQLPWFPGIVLAALVLTAAFAAYLAPHSPTEGDITRKLIPPVWMERGTWEHPLGTDRFGRDVLSRIIYGSRISLTVSLIAICVAGTVGTGLGLLAGYRGGFTDAFLMRLTDIGLSLPIVLIAVVLVAVSEPSFGNVILVISLLLWPRFARQIRGETLGIKQQDFVALAVVAGRSSWWIMSRHIFPNVVPTLLVITTLQVGYVILLEGTLSFLGVGVPPPNPAWGLMIADGRGFLATAWWISLFPGLAMLLIVLAVNLMGDWLRDHLDPKLRQLGSRAPLLDAPGMEPVGHAAGEAPARGAAGGGDGG; encoded by the coding sequence ATGCTGGCGGGTAGACAGCTCCCGTGGTTCCCCGGGATCGTCCTGGCCGCGCTGGTCCTCACGGCGGCGTTCGCGGCCTACCTCGCGCCCCATAGCCCCACGGAAGGCGACATCACCAGAAAATTGATTCCTCCCGTCTGGATGGAGCGGGGCACCTGGGAGCATCCGCTGGGGACTGATCGCTTCGGGCGCGACGTATTGAGCCGGATCATCTACGGCAGCCGGATCTCCCTCACCGTTTCCCTCATCGCCATCTGTGTGGCGGGCACGGTGGGCACGGGGCTGGGCCTGCTCGCCGGGTATCGGGGGGGCTTCACCGATGCCTTCCTCATGCGGCTGACCGATATCGGGCTCTCGTTGCCCATCGTCCTCATCGCGGTGGTGCTGGTGGCGGTGTCCGAGCCGAGCTTTGGCAACGTCATCCTGGTGATCTCGCTCCTCCTGTGGCCGCGTTTCGCGCGGCAGATACGCGGAGAGACGCTGGGGATCAAGCAGCAGGATTTCGTCGCGCTGGCCGTGGTGGCCGGACGCTCGAGCTGGTGGATCATGTCGCGGCACATCTTCCCCAACGTGGTGCCCACCCTGCTGGTGATCACCACCCTTCAGGTGGGCTACGTGATTCTGCTGGAGGGCACCCTGAGCTTCCTGGGCGTCGGAGTGCCGCCGCCCAATCCCGCCTGGGGACTGATGATCGCCGATGGCCGCGGGTTCCTGGCTACCGCGTGGTGGATCTCGCTCTTCCCGGGCCTGGCCATGCTCTTGATCGTCCTGGCCGTCAACCTGATGGGGGACTGGCTCCGCGACCACCTCGACCCCAAGCTGCGGCAGCTCGGCAGTCGAGCCCCCCTGCTCGACGCCCCGGGTATGGAGCCGGTGGGCCACGCGGCCGGGGAAGCTCCCGCCCGGGGCGCAGCGGGGGGCGGGGATGGAGGATAG